Below is a window of Streptomyces sp. WMMB303 DNA.
CCGGGAGCTCTCCAGTGCCCGCTCGCGGTCCCGGGAGGCGGCCAGTTTCTCGCTGGTGGCGGCCAGCTCCCGGGTCAGGGCCGCGAACTCGGCCGGGTCGTCCGCCTCGGCCGCGCCGGGTGCCGGGAAGCTGCCGCCGTCGCCGAAGGACCGCGCCGCGCGGGTGAGGGCGTGGCTGCGGGCCGCCACCCAGCGGCCCAGCAGCAGCGCGGTCGCCAGCGAGACGACGGCCGCCATGGCGACGACGGTGGTGATGACGAACAGGTCGTGCCGGGAGAGGAACATGGCCCAGGCGACGGCCAGCGTCCCGGAGAGCATGGCGGTCACGGCAACGGTGGAGACGACCGTCAGGGACACGGCGAGCGAGCGGTGCCGCAGGGCGCGCAGCGCCAGGGCGCCCAGCAGTCCGGCGGCTGCGGCTCCCAGGAAGGCGAACAGGGCGATGAGCAGCATGTCGTGCACGGTGGTTCAGTCCTCCTGCGCGTCGGCGCCCGGGTCGAACCGGTAGCCGACCCCCCACACGGTCCGGATCAGCCGGGGCTGCGCGGGATCGTCCTCGATCTTGGCGCGCAGTCGGCGTACGTGGACGGTGACCGTCGAGAGGTCGCCGAAGGCCCAGCCCCACACCTCGCGCATCAGCTCCTCGCGGGAGAACGCGCGGGCAGGGTGCCGCAGCAGGTGGGCCAGCAGGTCGAACTCGCGCACGGTGAGCGAGAGGTCGGTGCCGTCCCGGGCGGCGCGCCGGGCGAGGGGGTCGACGGCCAGTCCCGCGGCGCGCAGCACCGGGGCGGGCCGCGGCGCCTCTTCGGCGTGGCGGCTGCGGCGCAGCACGGACTCGACGCGCAGCACCAGCTCGCGGGGGCTGAACGGCTTGGTGACGTAGTCGTCGGCGCCGACCTCGAGGCCCAGCACCCGGTCGCCCTCGTCGCCGAGTGCCGTGAGCATGATGACGGGTACGGGTCCTCTGCCGCGCAGTTGGCGGCAGACCTCCAGCCCGTCCATGCCGGGCAGCATCAGGTCGAGCACGACCAGGTCCGGCCACCGGGCCGCGGCGCGTGCCAGCGCGTCGGGGCCGGTCTCCGCGCGGTCGACGGCGTATCCGGCGCGCTGGAGGTACCCGGTGACGACCTCGGCGACGGTGGGGTCGTCGTCGACGACCAGGACACGCCCGGCGGGTGGTGGCTGCATGGCCTCAGGGTCGCACCGGATTCCGGAGCGCGGGAGGCGGGTCGGCGGCGGTCGGGGCGATGTCCGTGTTTCGTAAGAACACGAAGTCTGGAATGTCGCGTTTGGCTCCGTAGGGTGTGCGGAGCGTGATCGAACCTCGTCCGAAGGAGGCCGTGCCCGTGCCCGGTGTCGATGTCGTACTCCCCTGCCTCGACGAGGAAGAGGCGCTGCCCTGGGTGCTGGAGCGGGTCCCCCCGGACTGGCGTGCGATCGTCGTCGACAACGGCTCCACGGACGACTCGGCGGCCACGGCACGCGGACTGGGCGCGACCGTCGTCTCCGAGTCCCGGCGCGGCTTCGGCGCCGCCTGCCACGCGGGGCTGACGGCCGCCGAGGCGGACATCGTCTGCTTCTGCGACTGCGACGCCTCGCTCGACCCCGCCCTCCTGGTGCCGTTCGTGGAGGCGGTGCGGGAGGGCCGCAGCGACCTCGTCCTGGGCCGCAGGCGCCCGCAGACGCGCGGTGCGTGGCCCGCGCACGCCCGCGCCGGCAACCTCGCGCTGTCCCGGATGCTGCACGCACGCACCGGCGTACGACTGCACGATCTGGGCCCGCTGCGCGCGGCCCGCCGCGAAGCGCTGCTGGCGCTCGGACTGACCGACCGGCGCAGCGGATACCCGCTCCAGATGGTCGTGCGGGCGGCGGACGCCGGGTGGCGCATCGAGGAGCGCGACGTGCCCTACCGCCCGCGCACCGGCAAGTCCAAGGTGACCGGCACCTGGCGGGGCACCTGGCACGCGGTACGCGACATGCGGGCGGTGCTCCAGGAACCGCCCGTCACCGAACAGGAGGCTTCCCGATGACGACGTCGCCCCGCCCCGCCGGGGGGCCCACCCCGGAGGAATCCGCCCCGGAAGGAACCGCCCCGGCGGGAGACACCACCCTGCTCGTCATCGCCAAGGAGCCGCTGCCCGGGCGGGCCAAGACGCGGCTGTGCCCGCCGTGCACCCCGCAGCAGGCGGCCCGGCTGGCGGCGGCCGCGCTGCACGACACTCTGGAGGCCGTGCGGGTCATGCCCGCCGCGCGCCGGGTGCTGGTGCTGTCCGGCCGGCCCGGCGAGTGGCTGCCTCCCGGCTTCGACGTCGTGCCGCAGTGCTCCGGCGGTCTGGACGAGCGGCTGGCCGCGGCGTTCGCCGCGGCGGGCACCGGCCCGGCGCTGCTCGTGGGCATGGACACCCCGCAGGTGACGCCCGCGCTGCTGGAGCCCGCGCTCGGTCCGGACGGTTGGCGGGAGTGCGACGCCTGGTTCGGGCCCGCGCTGGACGGCGGCTTCTGGGCGCTGGGACTGGCCCGCCCGGATCCCGCACTGCTGCGCGGGGTCCCGATGTCCACCGCGACGACCGGACAGGCGCAACTCGACCGGCTCACCCGGGAGGGGCTGCGGGTGCGCCGACTGCCCGCGCTGCGCGACGTGGACACCGCCGAGGACGCGGTGCGGGTCGCCGCCGAGACACCAGGCAGCCGGTTCGCGGCCGCCGTGGCAGCGGTACCGGAACTGCCGCCCCACCGCCCCGGCATCCCCACGGGCCGCTCCCCGCAGGACACCGCGCAGCACCGGACGGCCGCCCCATGACGGCCACCACGCGCGCCACGCCCCCGCACCAGGCAGCGTCCGCGGATCCGGCCCCGACGGGCACCGCTGCGGCGCCCGAGCAGCAGGACGCTCCGGGCACCCCGTGGGGCGCCGACCCGTACGCGGACGCGCTCCGCAGCGGCCGCGGCCCGCTCTTCCTGCGGCGCAGCGACGGCTGGCTGCTGCCGCTGGAGGTGGAGCGCTGGTGTGCGAGCGCGGATTCCGCCGACATGTCGGTGCTGCGCCGCTGCGAGGGCGCGGTGCTGGACGTGGGCTGCGGGCCGGGCAGGCTGGTGGCGGCCCTGTCCTCGCTCGGCCACCGGGTGCTGGGCATCGACGTGAGCCCGGAGGCCGTCGCCCGCACCGTCGGCCTCGGCGGTACCGCGCTGCACCGTTCGGTCTTCGAACCGCTGCCCGGGGAGGGCCGCTGGGGCAGCGTGCTGCTGATGGACGGCAACCTCGGTATCGGCGGCGACCCCGAGGCGCTGCTGGAGCGCTGCGCCCGGCTCCTGGCACCGGACGGGCTGCTGCTGGCCGAGACCTCGCCCCTGGACGTGGACGAGCGGGCCCAGGTGCGGATCGACGACGGGCGCGGCGTGCACCACCCGCACCCCGGCAGCGGCCGGCCGTTCCCCTGGGCCCGGCTGGGCACCGCGGCCCTGCTGCGGTACGCGGCGCCCGCCGGGTGGGCGACCGCGGGTCAGTGGGGTTCCGGCGGGCGCTCGTTCGTCGCGCTGCGGCGCCCCTGAGGGTCCGGCTGCCGGTCGCGGCGGCCGCGCAGGGTCCGCGCGGCCAGCCACACTCCGGAGACGGTGAACAGGCCGACGGTCAGCCACAGCCAGTGCAGCGCGTAGCCGTTGTTGCCCTCCGGCCGTCCGGTGAGTCCCGCGTACCGGTCGGCCGGCCCGGTGATCAGCGGGAACCAGACCAGTAGCAGCAGGAGGGAGAGCAGGGCCGGGATCCGCAGGTGGTTGACGTACCGTCCGGCGAGCCGGGGCACCCGGTCGGCCAGCGAGTACAGCGGCACCAGCACCAGATCGTGCAGCAGCGCCGCACCCACGAACCAGACCGCGACCCCGAGCCAGTCGTCCGCCAGGAAGCGCACGCCCGCGTATCCGGCGAGCACGAACGAGGCCAGCAGCAAGGCGATCTGGAACGGACTGCCCAGCAGTCGGCGCAGCCCGGCGGCTCCCGGCCCCCGGTCCGCTCCCGGCTTCCGCCGTCCGGCTCCGGCTCCCGGCTCCCCGGCGGCCTCCGCCTCCGCGCCCGTCCGGCCGTCCGCGCCGCCGCCCGCGGCGGCTTCCTCCGGGCCGCCGCTCATCGGTCCGCTCCGAACGCCAGCCGCCGGACCCACTTGGTGTTGTGCACCCCGGGCGCTGCCGGAACGATGACCCGCGCCGGGTAGCCGTGGTCGAGGGAGAGGTCCTCACCGCCCACCCGCAGCGCCAGCAGGGACCGCGGGTCGCGCACCTGGTTGTCCCGCAGCGCGGCGTGCCGGAAGGCACCGGAGCGCTGCAGGGAGGCGACGAACACCCCGGGCAGTCCGTCCCTGGGGTCGAAGCCGACCAACTCCGCCAGGTCGCGCAGCCGCACACCGCTCCAGTGCTGGTCGGAGGTCGACCAGCCCTCCACGCAGGCG
It encodes the following:
- a CDS encoding response regulator transcription factor, translated to MQPPPAGRVLVVDDDPTVAEVVTGYLQRAGYAVDRAETGPDALARAAARWPDLVVLDLMLPGMDGLEVCRQLRGRGPVPVIMLTALGDEGDRVLGLEVGADDYVTKPFSPRELVLRVESVLRRSRHAEEAPRPAPVLRAAGLAVDPLARRAARDGTDLSLTVREFDLLAHLLRHPARAFSREELMREVWGWAFGDLSTVTVHVRRLRAKIEDDPAQPRLIRTVWGVGYRFDPGADAQED
- a CDS encoding glycosyltransferase family 2 protein → MIEPRPKEAVPVPGVDVVLPCLDEEEALPWVLERVPPDWRAIVVDNGSTDDSAATARGLGATVVSESRRGFGAACHAGLTAAEADIVCFCDCDASLDPALLVPFVEAVREGRSDLVLGRRRPQTRGAWPAHARAGNLALSRMLHARTGVRLHDLGPLRAARREALLALGLTDRRSGYPLQMVVRAADAGWRIEERDVPYRPRTGKSKVTGTWRGTWHAVRDMRAVLQEPPVTEQEASR
- a CDS encoding DUF2064 domain-containing protein; translated protein: MTTSPRPAGGPTPEESAPEGTAPAGDTTLLVIAKEPLPGRAKTRLCPPCTPQQAARLAAAALHDTLEAVRVMPAARRVLVLSGRPGEWLPPGFDVVPQCSGGLDERLAAAFAAAGTGPALLVGMDTPQVTPALLEPALGPDGWRECDAWFGPALDGGFWALGLARPDPALLRGVPMSTATTGQAQLDRLTREGLRVRRLPALRDVDTAEDAVRVAAETPGSRFAAAVAAVPELPPHRPGIPTGRSPQDTAQHRTAAP
- a CDS encoding class I SAM-dependent methyltransferase, whose product is MTATTRATPPHQAASADPAPTGTAAAPEQQDAPGTPWGADPYADALRSGRGPLFLRRSDGWLLPLEVERWCASADSADMSVLRRCEGAVLDVGCGPGRLVAALSSLGHRVLGIDVSPEAVARTVGLGGTALHRSVFEPLPGEGRWGSVLLMDGNLGIGGDPEALLERCARLLAPDGLLLAETSPLDVDERAQVRIDDGRGVHHPHPGSGRPFPWARLGTAALLRYAAPAGWATAGQWGSGGRSFVALRRP